A stretch of Chitinophaga caeni DNA encodes these proteins:
- a CDS encoding glucose-1-phosphate adenylyltransferase has protein sequence MIKSIVSLVLGGGAGTRLFPLTRSRSKPAVPVAGKYRLVDIPISNCLNAEIEKIFVLTQFNSASLNKHIKNTYNFGSFSKAFVDILAAEQTPENPTWYQGTADAVRQCLKHVENFEIKYVLILSGDQLYQMDFREMLQRHIDSGAEISIATIPVTAKDATEFGILKTDAEGFISSFIEKPAKELLPEWSSPVSEEMQTGGRDYLASMGIYIFNKDLLFDLLLGEQDNATDFGKEIIPYAITKYKVLSFQYEGYWTDIGNISSFFEANLGLTDEIPKFNLFDESKTIFSRARMLPPAKISGTTLERTVIADGCIIMAKKLEHCVVGIRTRIGKDTEITNAYIMGNDFYQTLDEISAAKEENQPPMGIGERCVIKNVIIDKNCRIGNDVIINGGKHLHDGDHALYTVKDGIVVVKKGARLPDGFVIGK, from the coding sequence ATGATAAAATCGATCGTTTCCCTCGTACTTGGAGGTGGCGCCGGAACGCGCCTTTTCCCGTTAACACGAAGCAGGAGTAAACCTGCCGTTCCGGTGGCCGGGAAATACAGATTGGTGGATATCCCCATTTCAAACTGCTTGAATGCCGAAATTGAAAAGATCTTCGTATTGACCCAATTTAATTCTGCATCACTTAACAAGCATATCAAGAATACTTATAATTTCGGCTCCTTTAGCAAGGCTTTCGTTGATATACTCGCCGCCGAGCAAACACCGGAAAACCCTACTTGGTACCAAGGCACCGCGGACGCGGTTCGACAATGTTTGAAACATGTCGAGAATTTTGAAATCAAATACGTGTTGATCTTATCCGGTGACCAGCTTTACCAGATGGATTTCCGGGAGATGCTGCAAAGGCATATCGATTCCGGCGCTGAAATATCCATTGCCACTATCCCGGTTACAGCCAAAGATGCTACCGAATTCGGTATCCTCAAAACAGATGCGGAAGGTTTCATCAGCTCGTTTATCGAGAAGCCCGCCAAGGAACTACTGCCCGAATGGTCTTCCCCGGTAAGTGAAGAGATGCAAACAGGGGGTAGGGATTACCTTGCTTCCATGGGCATTTATATTTTTAACAAGGACCTGCTATTTGACCTACTTCTTGGTGAACAGGATAATGCCACCGATTTTGGTAAGGAAATTATTCCCTACGCAATTACGAAATACAAGGTGCTGAGCTTCCAGTACGAAGGCTACTGGACAGACATCGGGAATATTTCTTCATTTTTCGAAGCGAACCTGGGACTCACGGATGAAATTCCGAAGTTTAACCTATTCGATGAATCTAAAACGATCTTTTCCCGCGCCCGGATGCTGCCACCGGCAAAGATCAGCGGCACAACATTGGAACGTACCGTGATAGCCGACGGGTGTATCATTATGGCAAAAAAATTGGAACATTGCGTGGTCGGTATCCGTACCCGCATCGGTAAGGATACCGAGATTACCAACGCCTATATCATGGGGAATGATTTTTACCAAACCCTGGACGAAATATCGGCAGCCAAGGAAGAGAACCAGCCACCGATGGGGATCGGTGAACGTTGTGTCATCAAGAATGTAATCATAGACAAGAATTGCCGGATTGGAAATGATGTAATTATTAACGGGGGAAAACATTTACATGATGGCGACCACGCACTTTATACGGTAAAAGATGGCATAGTTGTGGTGAAGAAAGGGGCAAGGCTGCCCGATGGATTTGTTATCGGTAAATAA